One window from the genome of Vicugna pacos chromosome 21, VicPac4, whole genome shotgun sequence encodes:
- the LOC102541276 gene encoding Fc receptor-like protein 6, producing MLPSWGPMLLWTAVLLLVPCIGETAWLKLQVWPNPVFEGDVLTLQCSGERNAALSRVHFFRDGKPFHFSKDNQLLSMGTATVKSSGRYSCAGQVTSGRHVNKRASGTVMVQVQELFPPPVLSAIPSHEPREGSPVTLRCQTKLHPKRLASGLLLSFHKEDHTLQDRGLHPELCIPAAQEGDSGRYWCEAAPEGGGVQKQSPWLEIRVWAPVSSPLLTLRPRPTGLAVGYGVELLCEAQRGSPPILYSFYLNGEMLGNHTALRGGAASFLFLVKSEQDAGNYTCKAENRVSEETSKPETLSVVGPRVLSAPTSTRNWLLPWLPASLLGGTVIAAALLGYFRPWRKNAHFENGEDAGVVYTAVRTTPKQSEGITTTIITVTTIITLPTTITLAITITLTTIITMTTTFTPTTTFTTTTTIPSFITTVTTNTPEPWFSHPNIEGEGSQEVKGGAAFPSWADLLLEEDSQQGAMPAESSQQEEDFSVIYAEVRCLQLREVPAQGLNRSSRTHQDPTGDYEEVLRQ from the exons ATGTTACCATCTTGGG GCCCCATGCTGCTCTGGACGGCTGTGCTGCTCTTGG TTCCCTGCATTGGGGAAACAG CCTGGCTGAAACTCCAAGTCTGGCCAAACCCCGTGTTTGAAGGAGATGTCCTGACTCTGCAATGCTCGGGAGAGAGGAACGCAGCCCTGTCCCGGGTGCATTTCTTCAGGGATGGAAAACCCTTCCATTTCTCTAAGGACAACCAGCTTCTGTCCATGGGGACGGCAACAGTGAAGAGCAGTGGCCGGTACAGCTGTGCTGGGCAGGTGACCTCCGGCCGACATGTGAACAAACGGGCCTCAGGGACTGTCATGGTCCAAGTCCAAG AGCTGTTCCCGCCTCCTGTGCTGAGCGCCATCCCCTCTCATGAGCCTCGTGAGGGGAGCCCCGTGACCCTGAGATGCCAGACGAAGCTACACCCCAAGAGGCTGGCCTCGgggctcctcctctccttccacaAGGAGGACCACACCCTGCAGGACAGGGGCCTCCACCCAGAACTCTGCATCCCAGCAGCCCAGGAGGGAGACTCGGGGCGTTACTGGTGCGAGGCGGCCCCTGAGGGTGGCGGGGTCCAGAAACAGAGCCCCTGGCTGGAGATCAGGGTGTGGG CTCCTGTGTCCAGTCCTCTGCTCACCCTGAGACCCAGGCCCACTGGCCTCGCTGTGGGGTATGGGGTGGAGCTCCTCTGTGAGGCCCAGAGGGGCTCCCCTCCCATCCTGTACTCATTCTACCTCAATGGGGAGATGCTGGGAAATCACACGGCCCTCCGTGGAGGAGccgcctccttcctcttcctggtgAAGTCAGAGCAGGATGCTGGGAACTACACCTGCAAAGCCGAGAACAGAGTCTCCGAAGAGACAAGCAAGCCTGAGACCCTCTCCGTGGTTG GTCCTCGGGTCTTGTCTGCCCCCACCAGCACCAGGAACTGGCTGCTTCCTTGGCTGCCTGCAAGTCTGCTTGGTGGGACAGTCATTGCCGCTGCACTTCTGGGGTATTTCAGACCCTGGAGGAAAAACG CTCATTTCGAGAACGGGGAGGATGCAGGGGTTGTCTACACTGCGGTACGTACAACCCCAAAGCAGAGCGAAG GTATCACAACCACCATCATCACTGTGACCACCATTATCACCCTGCCCACCACCATCACTCTGGCCATCACCATCACCctgaccaccatcatcaccatgacCACCACCTTCACCCCGACTACCACcttcaccactaccaccaccatccCCTCCTTCATTACCACCGTCACCACAAACAcccctgagccttggttttctcatcccaAT ATTGAGGGAGAGGGGTCCCAAGAAGTAAAAGGGGGAGCAGCCTTCCCATCCTGGGCTGACCTTCTTCTAGAGGAAGACAGCCagcaaggag CCATGCCTGCAGAGTCATCCCAGCAGGAAGAG GACTTCTCTGTCATCTACGCTGAGGTGAGATGcctgcagctcagagaggttcCAGCCCAGGGGCTAAACAGAAGCAGCAGGACCCACCAAGATCCCACTGGTGACTACGAGGAGGTCCTCCGCCAGTGA